The following coding sequences are from one Alphaproteobacteria bacterium 33-17 window:
- a CDS encoding aminotransferase, which yields MISFLNLHKFNEKYIPEILSEVTKVISSGHYILGENLNKFEQSFASYCNAKYCVGVGNGLDALSLILKAYNFPEGSEVIVPANSFIATALAVSNHNLKVVLVDVDENTFNISPENILAAITSNTKAIIVVHLYGQITNMNEILEIGNQYNLKIIEDAAQAHGAIYDNKYAGNLGDAAAFSFYPTKNLGAMGDAGAITTNDVQLYEKLVSLRNYGSKVKYYHEFLGVNSRLDEIQAAVLNVKLKYLDEENNKRKQIALFYEENIINPYISFPKTKDKSTHVYHLFVVRVQNRDKFIDYMYRNNIQTMVHYPIPIHKQPPYLNSRLSLPVTEKLAGEIVSIPNSSDLSETTCQYIVNCINYFNTKN from the coding sequence CTGATTTCTTTTCTAAATCTTCATAAATTTAACGAAAAATATATTCCTGAAATTTTGTCTGAAGTTACAAAGGTAATTTCCTCTGGACACTATATATTGGGAGAAAACCTTAATAAATTTGAGCAATCATTTGCAAGCTATTGTAATGCTAAATATTGCGTTGGTGTAGGAAATGGCCTAGATGCGCTAAGCCTAATTTTAAAAGCATATAATTTTCCTGAAGGAAGCGAAGTTATAGTTCCTGCAAATAGCTTTATAGCAACAGCATTAGCAGTCTCTAATCATAATTTAAAAGTAGTTTTAGTAGATGTTGATGAAAATACTTTTAATATATCTCCTGAGAATATATTGGCAGCAATTACTAGCAATACCAAAGCTATAATTGTTGTACATTTATACGGCCAGATAACTAATATGAATGAAATTCTGGAAATAGGCAATCAGTACAACTTAAAAATTATTGAAGATGCAGCTCAAGCACATGGTGCAATATACGATAATAAATATGCAGGTAACTTAGGTGATGCTGCAGCATTTAGCTTCTATCCCACCAAAAACTTAGGAGCAATGGGGGATGCCGGAGCAATTACCACAAACGATGTGCAGCTCTATGAAAAGTTAGTATCACTTAGAAATTATGGTTCAAAAGTCAAATATTACCACGAATTCTTGGGAGTTAATTCCAGATTAGATGAAATTCAGGCAGCAGTTTTAAATGTAAAACTTAAATACTTAGATGAAGAAAACAATAAGAGAAAGCAAATAGCACTTTTCTATGAAGAAAATATAATTAATCCATATATTTCATTCCCAAAAACAAAAGATAAATCTACTCATGTGTATCATTTATTTGTTGTAAGAGTTCAAAATAGAGATAAATTTATAGATTACATGTATAGAAATAATATTCAAACCATGGTTCATTACCCCATTCCTATACACAAGCAACCTCCATACCTTAATAGTAGATTATCACTTCCAGTAACAGAGAAATTAGCAGGTGAAATTGTTAGCATTCCGAACTCTTCTGACCTTTCAGAAACAACTTGCCAATACATAGTCAATTGTATAAATTACTTTAACACTAAAAATTGA